In Aspergillus luchuensis IFO 4308 DNA, chromosome 1, nearly complete sequence, the following are encoded in one genomic region:
- a CDS encoding uncharacterized protein (COG:S;~EggNog:ENOG410PVKY;~InterPro:IPR013785,IPR001754;~go_function: GO:0003824 - catalytic activity [Evidence IEA];~go_function: GO:0004590 - orotidine-5'-phosphate decarboxylase activity [Evidence IEA];~go_process: GO:0006207 - 'de novo' pyrimidine nucleobase biosynthetic process [Evidence IEA]), which yields MDTFSSSDSPSFPGNRIVSYLRTLAKSKSELPYGLPVCASPSHTVTNTDSLLHLASLVGPHISILQVHADIIDDWSEETVRQLTTLARKHGFLIWESGRILNSTVDVVGRQKSESREVRNGVVDLIRKKYTRGVVKPASWAGMSTAWASGAAVYNQEADILIPTLKAAAREAVADAVQTIRTEITADSFANEQSNSDQDSAQSQHLTEYVVDQSGLGLPPRKASTISLTQTITQHTEDSADYPLESPQFERHGFEFGTLSPSTIPEDLPPPPLLARGLVLCLPSRTDTSFTPDYRQSCIAAARANQDFVVGFLCGEPWHLASQRSDIFETGLSGYNDEQQQLSPYSSDDDEELPHFALFSPICQGGQPLDGSEEDEEMGEEDETPLPETTIPLESLNPLAAKLFYAAGKAFKLREATSQENGITHKSDSTKSCQILHIPIVSLP from the coding sequence ATGGATACGTTTTCGTCGTCGGACAGTCCGTCCTTCCCCGGCAACCGCATTGTATCCTACCTACGAACTTTGGCCAAGTCCAAGTCCGAACTGCCTTACGGACTGCCTGTGTGTGCGTCTCCCTCTCACACGGTTACCAACACGGACTCGCTCCTGCATCTCGCGTCCTTGGTCGGCCCCCATATCAGCATCCTTCAGGTTCACGCAGATATCATCGATGACTGGTCCGAGGAAACGGTTCGCCAATTGACCACTTTGGCCAGAAAGCATGGCTTTTTGATCTGGGAAAGCGGTCGGATTCTCAATTCCACTGTGGACGTTGTCGGTCGGCAGAAATCTGAATCGAGAGAAGTACGGAATGGGGTGGTCGACTTGATACGGAAGAAGTACACTAGGGGTGTGGTGAAGCCAGCATCATGGGCGGGCATGTCGACAGCTTGGGCTTCGGGGGCCGCTGTTTACAACCAGGAAGCCGACATTTTGATTCCGACCTTGAAGGCTGCCGCTCGGGAGGCAGTGGCAGACGCTGTGCAGACCATCAGAACCGAAATCACCGCCGACAGTTTCGCAAATGAGCAATCCAACAGCGATCAAGACTCGGCACAATCCCAACATCTTACTGAGTATGTCGTCGACCAAAGTGGCCTGGGACTGCCCCCACGGAAGGCCTCGACTATCTCCCTTACCCAAACAATCACCCAGCATACCGAAGATTCTGCCGATTATCCCTTGGAATCACCTCAGTTCGAGCGCCATGGCTTCGAGTTTGGAACTTTGAGTCCATCTACGATACCTGAGgatcttcctcccccgcctCTTCTGGCCCGTGGTCTAGTACTTTGTTTGCCATCCAGGACCGATACTTCTTTTACTCCGGACTACCGTCAGAGCTGCATAGCTGCTGCCCGTGCCAATCAAGATTTCGTGGTGGGATTCCTCTGTGGTGAACCATGGCATCTTGCCTCGCAGAGAAGCGACATCTTTGAGACAGGCCTGTCTGGTTACAAcgatgagcagcagcagctgagcCCATACTCGtcggatgacgacgaggagcTGCCACACTTTGCGCTGTTCTCTCCCATCTGCCAAGGTGGACAGCCGCTCGACGGcagcgaggaagatgaagagatgggagaggaggacgagaCACCTCTGCCTGAGACCACGATACCACTCGAATCCCTCAACCCTCTCGCCGCAAAACTATTCTATGCTGCTGGGAAGGCATTCAAACTCCGCGAAGCAACCAGCCAGGAGAATGGAATCACGCATAAATCCGACAGCACAAAAAGTTGTCAGATTTTGCACATTCCTATCGTCTCGTTGCCGTGA
- the SCS7 gene encoding fatty acid alpha-hydroxylase (BUSCO:EOG09263KDI;~COG:I;~EggNog:ENOG410PH7M;~InterPro:IPR001199,IPR014430,IPR036400,IPR018506, IPR006694;~PFAM:PF00173,PF04116;~TransMembrane:4 (i184-208o214-231i269-287o293-312i);~go_component: GO:0016021 - integral component of membrane [Evidence IEA];~go_function: GO:0005506 - iron ion binding [Evidence IEA];~go_function: GO:0016491 - oxidoreductase activity [Evidence IEA];~go_function: GO:0020037 - heme binding [Evidence IEA];~go_function: GO:0080132 - fatty acid alpha-hydroxylase activity [Evidence IEA];~go_process: GO:0006629 - lipid metabolic process [Evidence IEA];~go_process: GO:0008610 - lipid biosynthetic process [Evidence IEA];~go_process: GO:0055114 - oxidation-reduction process [Evidence IEA]): MPGRTLPTFTPAEVESHNDANSCYVTLGSKVYDVTDFVAGHPGGEELVLEYAGKDVTEILRDPTSHAHSDSAYEILDECLVGFVSSEPNGKAANGCASQPKEQQAVFATTGLSCEEDLSVETDPTKDYQTHKFLDLNKPLLLQLWNSGFTKEFYLDQIHRPRHYKGGESAPLFGNFLEPLSKTAWYVVPIMWLPPVTYGTIVGFSGLANVPAAAAYWVGGLFLWTLIEYVMHRFLFHIDKWLPDNRVGLTLHFLLHGIHHYLPMDKYRLVMPPTLFVVLAAPFWKLAHTVFFYNWYAAVTVFCGGVFGYVCYDMTHYFLHHRNLPSYYKALKKYHLQHHFADFDNGFGVTSRFWDRVFGTELEMPSLKKTQ; encoded by the exons ATGCCTGGCAGAACCCTTCCAACTTTCACCCCGGCCGAGGTCGAGTCTCACAACGATGCCAACTCGTGCTATGTGACCCTGGGATCAAAGGTCTATGACGTTACTGACTTTGTCGCTGGTCATCCCGGTGGTGAAGAGTTGGTCCTCGAATATGCTGGCAAAGATGTGACGGAGATACTGCGCGATCCGACATCCCACGCCCATTCGGATTCGGCATACGAAATTCTGGACGAATGTCTTGTTGGGTTTGTCTCGTCGGAACCCAACGGAAAGGCAGCAAATGGGTGCGCATCTCAACCAAAAGAACAGCAGGCGGTGTTTGCAACAACTGGCTTGTCTTGCGAAGAGGACCTGTCGGTAGAGACCGATCCTACCAAGGATTATCAGACACATAAGTTTTTGGATCTCAACAagcctctccttctccagctgtgGAACAGCGGGTTCACCAAGGAGTTCTACCTGGATCAGATCCATCGCCCGCGTCATTACAAGGGTGGGGAGTCCGCGCCGCTCTTCGGAAACTTCCTTGAACCTTTGAGCAAGACAGCTTGGTATGTTGTTCCTATCATGTGGCTTCCTCCAGTCACATATGGGACCATCGTTGGTTTTTCTGGACTGGCGAATGTGCCGGCTGCCGCTGCTTATTGGGTCGGTGGTCTCTTCCTCTGGACCTTGATCGAGTATGTCATGCATAGGTTCTTGTTTCACATCGATAA GTGGCTTCCTGATAACCGCGTTGGCCTTACCCTTCACTTCCTGCTACATGGAATCCATCATTACCTGCCCATGGACAAGTATCGGTTGGTCATGCCACCGACTCTATTTGTTGTCTTGGCCGCCCCATTTTGGAAGTTAGCGCACACGGTGTTCTTCTACAACTGGTATGCCGCTGTGACGGTCTTCTGTGGAGGTGTCTTCGGCTATGTCTGTTATGACATGACTcactacttcctccaccaccgcaa TCTCCCTTCCTACTACAAGGCGCTCAAGAAGTACCACCTCCAGCATCATTTCGCGGACTTCGACAATGGCTTTGGCGTCACCAGTCGCTTTTGGGACCGCGTCTTCGGCACTGAGCTTGAGATGCCGTCTCTCAAGAAGACCCAATGA
- a CDS encoding putative RNA splicing factor (Pad-1) (COG:A;~EggNog:ENOG410PI0I;~InterPro:IPR000504,IPR035979,IPR012677,IPR029123, IPR006509;~PFAM:PF15519,PF00076;~go_component: GO:0005634 - nucleus [Evidence IEA];~go_function: GO:0003676 - nucleic acid binding [Evidence IEA];~go_function: GO:0003723 - RNA binding [Evidence IEA];~go_process: GO:0006397 - mRNA processing [Evidence IEA]), protein MSGLDVEALLESTAAPPSQDPPRSQDRDDRSSSKTDSNDRRDRDRSREKDRKRRDRSRDRRRSRDIDGDEDMKSPKSEHGSANGSHRSRKRSRSRDSERRRSRRDRYGDDYRSGGDFYRGGGRARTRSRSPYDDRYYRPSGRSRRDERDEDRRTRRDRKRSPSPRSRERTPEPTEDERDRRTIFVQQLAARLRTKELIAFFEKVGPVKEAQIVKDRVSGRSKGVGYVEFKSEDAVAPAIQLTGQKLLGIPIIAQLTEAEKNRQARNPEASSGNNHAAPFHRLYVGNIHFSITESDLQNVFEPFGELEFVQLQKDETGRSRGYGFVQFRDPNQAREALEKMNGFDLAGRAIRVGLGNDKFTPDSNAQRMQSQGANQHNFQGSLFSGHGGRGVQAGGTSNFDRAGGRDSEKGAGASALDDTDVAGVNFNNYSRDALMRKLARTDEPAEPAADDQQKVLRPKTEAKPLPVNVNMASRCVMLRNMFDPNEEEGEAWIKELEDDVRAECEDKYGHVVHIALDPNSQGDIYLKFDRVQGGENAIKGLNGRFFGGRQITAQPVVDAVYSSLFSRTKAI, encoded by the exons ATGTCAGGTCTCGATGTTGAGGCTCTCCTCGAGTCCACAGCCGCTCCGCCATCTCAAGACCCTCCCCGTTCCCAGGACCGCGATGACCGCTCCTCCTCGAAAACTGACAGCAATGACCGCCGGGACCGCGATCGGTCACGAGAGAAGGACCGCAAGCGCAGGGACCGCAGCCGTGATCGACGTCGCTCGCGAGACatcgatggagatgaagacatgAAGAGCCCGAAAAGCGAACATGGCAGTGCTAACGGAAGCCATagaagcagaaagaggaGCAGGAGTCGTGATAGCGAACGCCGTCGGTCTCGTCGTGACCGCTACGGTGACGATTACCGTTCTGGTGGCGACTTCTACCGCGGTGGTGGACGGGCTCGCACCCGCTCTCGGTCGCCTTACGATGATCGCTATTACCGTCCCTCGGGCCGCTCCCGTCGCGATGAGCGAGATGAAGACAGACGCACTCGCCGTGACCGCAAACGAAGCCCGAGCCCGAGAAGCCGCGAGAGGACGCCGGAACCTACCGAGGATGAGCGTGACAGGCGTACCATTTTCGTTCAGCAGCTTGCTGCGCGGTTGAGAACTAAGGAGCTGATTGCGTTCTTTGAGAAAGTCGGACCTGTCAAGGAAGCCCAGATCGTCAAGGACCGTGTCAGTGGGCGGTCTAAAGG TGTCGGTTATGTCGAGTTCAAAAGCGAAGACGCCGTTGCACCCGCTATCCAGCTTACCGGACAGAAACTTCTAGGAATTCCCATTATCGCGCAATTGACTGAAGCGGAAAAGAACCGCCAGGCCCGCAATCCTGAGGCCAGCAGCGGCAACAATCACGCTGCTCCATTTCACAGGTTGTACGTGGGTAACATTCATTTCAGCATCACTGAAAGTGACCTCCAGAACGTCTTTGAGCCTTTTGGCGAACTCGAATTTGTCCAGCTGCAAAAGGACGAGACTGGTCGCAGCAGGGGTTATGGATTTGTGCA GTTCCGTGATCCAAACCAGGCTCGTGAGGCCTTGGAAAAGATGAATGGATTTGACCTTGCTGGTCGAGCAATCCGCGTTGGCCTTGGCAACGATAAGTTCACTCCTGACTCGAACGCACAGCGCATGCAGAGCCAAGGTGCAAACCAACATAACTTCCAGGGCTCTCTTTTCTCGGGTCACGGAGGACGTGGTGTTCAAGCCGGCGGTACCAGCAACTTCGACCGCGCTGGTGGCCGTGACTCCGAAAAGGGGGCCGGTGCTAGTGCATTGGACGACACAGATGTTGCCGGTGTAAATTTCAACAACTACAGTAGGGATGCATTGATGCGCAAGCTTGCAAGAACAGATGAACCAGCCGAGCCTGCTGCCGACGACCAGCAAAAGGTGCTCCGTCCCAAGACTGAGGCCAAACCTCTGCCTGTTAACGTCAACATGGCAAGTCGGTGTGTCATGCTCCGCAACATGTTCGACCCCAACGA GGAGGAGGGCGAAGCTTGGAttaaggagctggaggatgacgTTCGCGCTGAGTGCGAAGACAAATATGGCCATGTTGTTCACATTGCACTAGATCCCAACTCGCAAGGCGATATCTACCTGAAGTTCGACCGCGTCCAGGGTGGCGAGAACGCCATCAAGGGCCTGAACGGGCGTTTCTTTGGTGGTCGACAGATCACCGCCCAGCCCGTCGTCGACGCTGTCTACAGCAGTCTGTTCTCCCGAACCAAAGCGATCTGA
- the ptcA gene encoding type 2C protein phosphatase PTC6 (BUSCO:EOG09261KRX;~COG:T;~EggNog:ENOG410PFGC;~InterPro:IPR000222,IPR036457,IPR001932,IPR015655;~PFAM:PF00481;~go_function: GO:0004722 - protein serine/threonine phosphatase activity [Evidence IEA];~go_function: GO:0016791 - phosphatase activity [Evidence IEA];~go_function: GO:0043169 - cation binding [Evidence IEA];~go_process: GO:0006470 - protein dephosphorylation [Evidence IEA]) encodes MIGSPAKRVSVQVRTLADSYLYIIWSRHCRYSTKYIVPDDIRPTKRREFHDYFVTHLPSSSLHPDPRGPLAPFHKLPRAESVPHTGEISHSPAAFQPLVDRDTTVVRIPLRSAKHHFGAHSSRGTRPYNEDAYQAGVIDIPAFAKRPPASLTIKKTGTIPVPRESRGADTASGDPQVFYFGVFDGHGGTECSTFLKDWLHEYIQDTAAAFELQSSLRQGSSGQFPRGADPSSGALPIVQGGNSKRIGELEKILVQNWKTLVGGYFKRFVPPHFTHAGKQNSTTDVDSGMGVTIEEILEYAFLRTDLEFVSAQAAKRDDEFTKVGQPMHQDDILYGPSRSRSLNIGGVNRFKGGSTASIALISTPTPAPFWHPNAPSSLLVSHVGDTRILLCSTLTGQAIPVTSNHHPSSPIEASRLRRYATTFVTDSFGEERMSGLANTRSFGDVQSKRIGVSAEPEIRRIEMGPAEYSFLVLMSDGVSGTLLDQEVVDIVKEAKTPDQGASDVVKFATEVTREGDNATCLVVRLGGWERRLEGGLGSLGTKESREWRRQEATDPRRSRR; translated from the exons ATGATTGGGTCTCCCGCCAAGCGAGTCTCCGTCCAGGTCCGGACCCTGGCTGACAGTTATC TCTATATTATCTGGTCTCGGCATTGTCGTTACTCGACCAAGTATATTGTTCCTGACGACATCCGCCCCACCAAGCGTCGCGAGTTCCACGACTATTTCGTCACTCATCTGCCCTCGTCCTCGCTACATCCGGATCCCCGGGGTCCTTTGGCCCCCTTCCACAAACTCCCTCGTGCAGAGTCGGTCCCCCATACGGGCGAGATCTCGCATTCTCCGGCCGCATTCCAGCCCCTTGTCGACCGGGACACCACTGTCGTTCGCATCCCACTGCGGAGCGCCAAACACCACTTTGGTGCACACAGCTCCCGAGGCACCCGGCCCTACAATGAAGATGCCTACCAGGCTGGTGTCATCGATATACCCGCTTTTGCGAAGCGTCCACCGGCCTCTTTGACGATTAAGAAGACTGGCACCATCCCTGTCCCTAGAGAGAGCCGCGGGGCCGATACCGCGAGCGGGGATCCGCAGGTCTTCTATTTCGGCGTCTTTGACGGCCATGGCGGAACGGAGTGCAGTACTTTTCTGAAGGACTGGCTTCATGAATATATTCAGGATACCGCGGCCGCCTTTGAATTACAGTCGAGTCTCCGACAAGGCTCAAGCGGCCAGTTCCCGCGGGGCGCGGATCCCTCATCCGGAGCGTTGCCAATAGTACAAGGCGGTAACTCTAAGCGTATCGGAGAATTAGAAAAGATCCTTGTGCAGAACTGGAAGACATTGGTTGGCGGCTATTTCAAGAGATTCGTTCCACCTCACTTCACACATGCCGGAAAACAGAACTCGACGACCGATGTGGATTCTGGCATGGGAGTTACCATTGAGGAGATCTTGGAGTATGCTTTTCTCCGGACTGATCTCGAGTTCGTCTCGGCACAAGCGGCTAAAAGAGACGATGAATTTACCAAGGTCGGTCAGCCAATGCATCAGGATGATATCCTGTATGGCCCAAGCCGCTCCCGATCGTTGAACATTGGCGGGGTCAATCGCTTCAAGGGAGGCAGCACGGCCAGTATTGCGCTCATCTCAACTCCGACGCCCGCGCCGTTTTGGCACCCCAATGCTCCATCTAGCCTGCTTGTATCGCATGTCGGAGATACCCGAATCCTCTTGTGTTCCACTTTGACCGGCCAAGCCATCCCGGTCACGTCCAACCATCACCCCTCGTCGCCTATTGAAGCTTCCCGGTTACGACGGTACGCTACCACGTTTGTGACAGACTCGTTTGGAGAAGAGCGGATGAGCGGGCTTGCCAACACTCGATCTTTTGGGGACGTCCAGTCCAAGCGCATCGGTGTCTCGGCAGAGCCAGAGATCCGTCGCATCGAGATGGGCCCAGCTGAGTACTCGTTCTTGGTGCTCATGTCGGACGGAGTCAGCGGCACACTTTTAGATCAAGAGGTCGTCGACATTgtcaaggaagccaagacCCCCGACCAGGGTGCTTCCGACGTGGTCAAATTTGCGACTGAGGTGACCCGTGAAGGAGACAATGCCACCTGCCTGGTAGTCCGATTAGGCGGGTGGGAGCGACGGCTAGAGGGAGGACTGGGCAGCTTGGGGACAAAGGAGTCTCGAGAGTGGCGTCGGCAAGAAGCGACAGATCCGCGCAGGTCACGGAGATGA
- the PIS1 gene encoding CDP-diacylglycerol--inositol 3-phosphatidyltransferase (BUSCO:EOG09264CP8;~COG:I;~EggNog:ENOG410PI51;~InterPro:IPR000462,IPR043130;~PFAM:PF01066;~TransMembrane:2 (i183-203o238-257i);~go_component: GO:0016020 - membrane [Evidence IEA];~go_function: GO:0016780 - phosphotransferase activity, for other substituted phosphate groups [Evidence IEA];~go_process: GO:0008654 - phospholipid biosynthetic process [Evidence IEA]), with protein MGPRTRSQKAAAELEATDPSPAVNGTLQESPKNGAAVTADGDVEENVFLFAPNLIGYARVVLTMASLYYMPLHPRTCSLLYSVSCLLDALDGYAARYYNQSTTFGAVLDMVTDRCTTACLLVFLSSAWPRWAIIFQSLIALDMASHYMHMYATLSMGGSSQSHKKVEASRSWILYQYYHSRTVLFICCALNELFFIGLYLLSFSSPTLSPSLLQPVSTASPWSAGALEMARANKIDSFWPWVITGISAPVMALKQFINVVQLVKASKWLVEGDIASRKAMRNGKKN; from the exons ATGGGCCCCCGAACTAGATCACAGAAAGCCGCCGCCGAGCTGGAGGCAACTGACCCATCGCCGGCCGTTAACGGGACCTTGCAGGAGTCGCCAAAGAACGGTGCAGCAGTCACTGCtgatggggatgtggaggaaaACGTGTTTCTTTTTGCTCCGAACTTGATCG GATATGCGCGTGTTGTGTTGACGATGGCCTCCCTCTACTATATGCCTCTGCACCCGCGGACGTGCTCCCTCCTTTACAGCGTGTCGTGCCTGTTGGATGCTCTGGATGGATATGCGGCGCGCTACTATAACCAGTCTACCACATTTGGTGCGGTGCTGGACATGGTGACGGATCGGTGCACGACCGCGTGTCTGCTGGTCTTCCTGAGCTCCGCCTGGCCACGATGGGCCATTATCTTTCAGAGCTTGATCGCTTTGGACATGGCCAGTCACTACATGCACATGTACGCGACCCTGAGCATGGGAGGTTCCAGCCAGAGCCACAAGAAGGTGGAGGCTAGCCGCAGCTGGATCTTGTACCAGTATTACCACAGCAGG ACCGTTCTGTTCATCTGCTGCGCGCTGAATGAGCTGTTCTTCATTGGACTGTACctgctctctttctcttcccccaccctgtctccctccctcctgcaGCCTGTGAGCACTGCCAGCCCATGGAGTGCTGGGGCTCTGGAGATGGCGCGCGCCAACAAGATCGACAGCTTCTGGCCTTGGGTGATCACCGGCATTTCGGCTCCTGTCATGGCTCTGAAGCAGTTCATCAACGTTGTGCAGCTGGTCAAGGCGAGCAAGTGGCTGGTGGAGGGCGACATTGCTAGCCGCAAGGCCATGCgcaatggcaagaagaaCTAA
- the leu2A gene encoding 3-isopropylmalate dehydrogenase LEU2 (COG:E;~EggNog:ENOG410PFHG;~InterPro:IPR019818,IPR024084,IPR004429;~PFAM:PF00180;~go_function: GO:0000287 - magnesium ion binding [Evidence IEA];~go_function: GO:0003862 - 3-isopropylmalate dehydrogenase activity [Evidence IEA];~go_function: GO:0016616 - oxidoreductase activity, acting on the CH-OH group of donors, NAD or NADP as acceptor [Evidence IEA];~go_function: GO:0051287 - NAD binding [Evidence IEA];~go_process: GO:0009098 - leucine biosynthetic process [Evidence IEA];~go_process: GO:0055114 - oxidation-reduction process [Evidence IEA]), producing the protein MPAYNIVVFAGDHCGPEVTAEAIKVLRVIEKSRDDITLNLQDHLLGGASIDATGNPLTDEALTAAKNADAVLLGAIGGPKWGTGAVRPEQGLLKLRKEMGTFGNLRPCNFAAPSLVEHSPLKASVCEGVDFNIIRELTGGIYFGDRKEDDGSGYAMDTEPYSRAEIERITRLAAHLALQHNPPLPVWSLDKANVLATSRLWRKTVTEVMAKEFPQLKIEHQLIDSAAMIMVKNPRQLNGIIVTSNLFGDIISDEASVIPGSLGLLPSASLSGIPDGKARVNGIYEPIHGSAPDIAGKGIVNPVAAILSVAMMMQYSFGRFDEARAIEAAVRNVLESGVRTGDIGGKATTSEVGDAVAAELEKLLK; encoded by the exons ATGCCCGCCTACAACATTGTCGTTTTCGCCGGTGACCACTGCGGTCCCGAG GTTACCGCCGAGGCCATCAAG GTCCTCCGCGTCATTGAGAAGAGCCGCGATGACATCACCCTCAACCTCCAGGACCACCTGCTGGGCGGT GCCTCCATTGACGCCACCGGCAACCCTCTGACCGACGAGGCCCTGACCGCGGCCAAGAACGCCGATGCCGTTCTCCTCGGTGCCATCGGTGGACCG AAATGGGGCACCGGCGCCGTCCGCCCGGAGCAAGGTCTCCTGAAGCTGCGCAAAGAAATGGGCACATTCGGCAACCTGCGTCCCTGCAACTTCGCCGCCCCTTCCCTGGTCGAGCACTCCCCCCTGAAAGCCTCAGTCTGCGAGGGCGTCGacttcaacatcatccgCGAACTGACGGGTGGAATCTACTTCGGAGACCGCAAGGAAGACGACGGCAGCGGCTACGCCATGGACACGGAGCCCTACTCTCGCGCCGAGATCGAGCGCATCACTCGCCTCGCCGCACACCTTGCCCTGCAGCacaacccccctctccccgtGTGGAGTCTGGATAAGGCCAATGTGCTGGCTACGAGTCGTCTGTGGAGAAAGACGGTCACTGAGGTCATGGCCAAGGAGTTCCCTCAGTTGAAGATTGAGCACCAGCTGATTGACTCGGCCGCTATGATTATGGTTAAGAACCCCCGCCAGTTGAACGGCATTATTGTTACGAGTAACCTGTTCGGTGATATCATTAGTGATGAGGCTAGTGTTATCCCTGGTTCTTTGGGTTTGTTGCCTAGTGCTAGTTTGAGTGGTATTCCCGATGGGAAGGCCCGGGTTAATGGTATTTATGAGCCTATTCATG GCTCTGCTCCTGATATCGCCGGCAAGGGTATTGTTAACCCCGTTGCTGCTATTCTTTCCGTCGCTATGATGATGCAGTACTCTTTCGGTCGCTTCGATGAGGCCCGCGCTATTGAGGCTGCTGTTCGCAATGTCCTCGAGTCTGGTGTTCGTACTGGTGACATTGGTGGTAAGGCTACCACCAGCGAGGTTGGTGATGCTGTTGCCGCCGAgctggagaagttgttgaagTAG